In Gemmatimonadaceae bacterium, the following proteins share a genomic window:
- a CDS encoding ABC transporter permease, giving the protein MSFMEAIRLAVAQIRAQKLKSFFTLFGVSIGVMFLIAVVSIVDGMGRYMEDDLVGKLITKNSFELRRQPNINIGDVDESEWRSWRVRPRITEDDVEPVTSALPPDVRWSYDGQDALTVESRYANPRKVFVQCVDGQWFEIKNMGLQEGRLPTLQEYDLGTPVAIIGEEARKHFFPSVSPIGREVKIGGIPYTVIGIAEKQGSAFGISMDKFVIVPYKTPAHRLVNRYKVIDGITIQANSETQLAATMEIVRQVMRVRHKLRPGQPDDFSMQTADAALAFWKKIQGFLVMAGIALPAIGLLVGSIVIMNIMLVAVAERTREIGVRKALGAKRRDIMSQFIAESTTLALIGAAFGIAAGFGLAKLIAAFSPLPAAVAPWSVILGVTVGAGVGIISGVYPASRASRLDPVAALRQE; this is encoded by the coding sequence ATGTCGTTCATGGAAGCGATTCGCCTGGCCGTTGCCCAGATCCGCGCGCAGAAGCTCAAGAGCTTCTTCACGCTGTTCGGGGTGTCGATCGGCGTCATGTTCCTCATCGCCGTCGTCTCCATCGTCGACGGGATGGGGCGGTACATGGAAGATGACCTCGTCGGGAAGCTGATCACCAAGAACTCGTTCGAGCTGCGGCGCCAGCCCAACATCAACATCGGCGACGTGGACGAATCGGAGTGGCGCTCGTGGCGCGTGCGCCCGCGCATCACCGAGGACGACGTCGAGCCGGTGACCAGTGCGCTCCCGCCCGACGTGCGCTGGTCATACGACGGGCAGGATGCGCTGACGGTGGAGTCGCGGTATGCCAACCCGCGCAAGGTCTTCGTGCAATGCGTGGACGGGCAGTGGTTCGAGATCAAGAACATGGGGTTGCAGGAGGGACGGCTCCCCACGCTGCAGGAGTACGACCTCGGGACGCCGGTGGCGATCATCGGCGAGGAGGCGCGCAAGCACTTCTTCCCGAGTGTCTCGCCGATCGGGCGCGAGGTGAAGATCGGCGGCATTCCCTACACGGTGATCGGGATCGCCGAGAAGCAGGGGAGCGCCTTCGGCATCTCGATGGACAAGTTCGTGATCGTCCCCTACAAGACGCCAGCGCATCGCCTGGTGAATCGCTACAAGGTGATTGACGGGATCACGATCCAGGCGAACAGCGAGACGCAGCTGGCGGCGACGATGGAGATCGTGCGGCAGGTGATGCGGGTGCGGCACAAGCTGCGCCCGGGCCAGCCGGACGACTTTTCGATGCAGACGGCCGATGCCGCGCTCGCCTTCTGGAAGAAGATCCAGGGGTTCCTGGTGATGGCGGGAATCGCGCTGCCGGCGATCGGGCTCCTCGTGGGGTCGATCGTGATCATGAACATCATGCTGGTGGCGGTGGCGGAGCGGACGCGGGAGATCGGGGTGCGCAAGGCGTTAGGCGCCAAGCGCCGCGACATCATGTCGCAGTTCATCGCCGAGTCGACGACGCTGGCGCTGATTGGCGCCGCCTTCGGGATTGCCGCCGGCTTCGGGTTGGCCAAGCTCATCGCCGCCTTCTCGCCGCTGCCGGCGGCGGTGGCGCCTTGGTCGGTGATCCTCGGCGTGACGGTGGGGGCCGGTGTCGGGATCATCTCCGGCGTGTACCCGGCCAGCCGGGCGTCGCGCCTGGACCCGGTGGCCGCGCTGCGGCAGGAATAG
- a CDS encoding ABC transporter permease, whose protein sequence is MAIRDRVTSLSEGVLIAVDALRANRVRAALTILGIAIGVFVVVVMSAAIQGINDSVAKEFERAGPTTFFVNRFPISLEGCSDADDDSCKWRSNPPLRLTEAAAIKRLPSIEDITISTGASASAKYGDRLLSSMRVVAYTANWLEVEGGDVVQGRTFTPGEETNGARVVVINETAAQRLFTGVDPIGKVLLLSKSPFQVIGIYKSPGDFMSEPSPRAYVPFSAGRRYLNLWIDWIDFTVKPRIGVTRDEAIDDVVATIRGLRGLRPGNPENFAVITQDKLFETWGKLTGIFFLVMIVLSGIGLIVGGVGVVAIMMISVTERTREIGVRKALGATRGVILWQFLIEAATLTAIGAVIGLVVGWSVAAIIRNATPLQATVQPMAIAVAFLASSLTGILFGLFPASRAAKLDPIEALRYE, encoded by the coding sequence ATGGCCATCCGCGACCGCGTGACCTCGCTGAGCGAGGGGGTCCTCATTGCCGTCGACGCGCTGCGCGCCAATCGCGTGCGCGCCGCGCTCACCATTCTGGGGATCGCCATCGGCGTCTTCGTGGTGGTGGTGATGTCGGCGGCCATCCAGGGAATCAACGACAGCGTGGCGAAGGAGTTCGAGCGTGCCGGACCGACGACCTTCTTCGTCAACCGCTTCCCGATCTCGCTCGAGGGGTGCAGCGACGCCGACGACGACAGTTGCAAGTGGCGCAGCAACCCGCCGTTGCGCCTGACGGAAGCGGCCGCCATCAAGCGCCTCCCCTCCATCGAGGACATCACCATCTCCACCGGCGCCTCGGCGTCGGCCAAGTACGGCGACCGCCTTCTGTCGAGCATGCGCGTGGTGGCCTATACCGCCAACTGGCTCGAGGTCGAGGGCGGCGACGTGGTGCAGGGGCGCACCTTCACGCCGGGCGAGGAAACCAACGGCGCCCGCGTGGTGGTCATCAACGAGACCGCCGCCCAGCGCCTCTTCACCGGCGTCGACCCCATCGGGAAGGTGCTCCTGCTCAGCAAGTCGCCCTTCCAGGTCATCGGCATCTACAAGAGCCCCGGTGACTTCATGAGCGAGCCGAGCCCGCGCGCCTACGTCCCGTTCAGCGCCGGGCGCCGCTACCTCAACCTGTGGATCGACTGGATCGACTTCACCGTGAAGCCCCGCATCGGCGTCACGCGCGACGAGGCGATCGACGACGTCGTGGCCACCATTCGCGGGCTGCGCGGGCTGCGCCCGGGAAACCCCGAGAACTTCGCCGTCATCACGCAGGACAAGCTGTTCGAGACCTGGGGAAAGCTCACCGGGATCTTCTTCCTCGTGATGATCGTGCTTTCGGGGATCGGCCTCATCGTGGGTGGCGTGGGGGTGGTGGCGATCATGATGATCTCCGTCACCGAGCGCACGCGCGAGATCGGGGTGCGCAAGGCGTTAGGCGCCACGCGCGGCGTGATCCTCTGGCAGTTCCTCATCGAGGCCGCCACCCTCACCGCCATCGGCGCCGTCATCGGCCTCGTGGTGGGGTGGAGCGTCGCCGCCATCATTCGCAACGCCACGCCGTTGCAGGCGACGGTGCAACCCATGGCCATCGCCGTTGCATTCCTCGCCAGCTCACTCACGGGGATACTCTTCGGGCTGTTTCCCGCGTCGCGGGCGGCGAAGCTGGATCCGATCGAGGCGTTGAGGTATGAGTAG
- a CDS encoding HDOD domain-containing protein has product MSEIFLVRQPVFDRSDSAVGYELRFRDPEDGGDPFARSYLSGSFEFLRGGLPAYVRASQQQLEGRIFEAPDPGSLVVLLPPDLPADGALVEAVAELARRGVTIVLDEFELPKTPGAPILTYLAHAKAVRVDLRCQNPATLGPMVSALKRQGKRAIADHVLDLKLYKACLSLGFEGFQGPHFSRPEPLPSAELPGSTAAALRLLSLARDPNTPERELEAVISSDPGITYQLLRIVNSAALGGRGITSIGHALRLVGRNNVVRWLALASATARTGKRGTDDELVRQAVQRARFCELMATPQTRFDKGTLFLIGLFSVLDAVFRMPMNEVLERVSLADDVRAALLDRSGPLAGPLTVVESYELGLWESAAEAAELIKFDPAALPGIYRESVQWAAEQMPTGNAPVAKAS; this is encoded by the coding sequence ATGTCCGAAATCTTCCTCGTACGCCAGCCCGTCTTCGATCGATCCGACTCGGCCGTCGGATACGAGCTGCGTTTTCGCGATCCAGAGGACGGGGGCGACCCGTTCGCTCGCAGCTACCTGAGCGGGTCGTTCGAATTCTTGCGCGGGGGGCTTCCCGCGTACGTGCGCGCCAGCCAGCAGCAGTTGGAGGGGCGGATCTTCGAGGCGCCCGATCCCGGGTCGCTGGTTGTCCTCCTCCCCCCCGACCTCCCGGCCGATGGTGCGCTGGTGGAAGCCGTCGCCGAGCTGGCCAGGCGCGGGGTGACCATCGTCCTGGACGAGTTCGAGCTTCCGAAGACGCCGGGGGCACCGATTCTGACGTACCTGGCGCACGCCAAGGCGGTGCGTGTCGACCTGCGCTGCCAGAATCCGGCGACGCTGGGGCCGATGGTCTCGGCGCTCAAGCGGCAGGGCAAGCGCGCCATTGCCGATCACGTCCTCGACCTGAAGCTGTACAAGGCGTGCCTGTCGCTGGGGTTCGAGGGGTTCCAGGGCCCGCACTTCTCGCGTCCCGAGCCGCTCCCGTCGGCCGAGCTGCCGGGGAGCACCGCGGCGGCGCTGCGCCTCCTGTCGCTGGCGCGCGACCCTAACACGCCGGAGCGAGAGCTGGAGGCGGTGATCTCGTCCGACCCGGGCATCACCTACCAGCTGCTGCGCATCGTGAACTCAGCCGCGTTAGGCGGGCGGGGGATCACGTCGATCGGCCATGCGCTGCGCCTGGTGGGGCGCAACAACGTGGTGCGCTGGCTGGCGCTGGCCTCGGCGACGGCGCGCACGGGCAAGCGCGGCACCGACGACGAACTCGTGCGCCAGGCCGTGCAACGCGCGCGCTTCTGCGAGCTGATGGCGACGCCGCAGACGCGCTTCGACAAGGGGACGCTCTTCCTCATCGGGCTCTTCTCCGTCCTCGACGCCGTCTTCCGCATGCCGATGAACGAAGTGCTGGAGCGCGTGAGCCTGGCCGACGACGTTCGCGCCGCGCTCCTCGACCGTAGCGGGCCGCTGGCGGGGCCGCTGACCGTGGTGGAGTCGTACGAGCTGGGGCTGTGGGAATCGGCGGCCGAGGCGGCCGAGCTGATCAAGTTCGACCCCGCCGCGCTCCCCGGGATCTATCGCGAGTCGGTGCAGTGGGCGGCGGAGCAGATGCCGACGGGGAATGCGCCGGTGGCTAAGGCCTCGTAG
- a CDS encoding PAS domain-containing protein, protein MPQPLSPMALGVLALAAGALIGLLVGAWWRRRATAPAPRATPAEATFRPDGGERVRSQALEAVSEPVLVVGGDGRILECNAAALTLLDRHRPAVSGAEAATIRKLVSPSGIEIAWRELVEARSPWTGEAHVRLPDESRRAMAVRSVPVFTSKGELAGLVEVYRDSGTSTSLTADRFLSALDALDEPGEGDAHEEPAVAAERELRLLALGFAELDKVMRQYEMLLPAMSAEDPLTEAIAGLAAETNELAATADVPRLLREIPRSMTRLRSHLTRLAGSAPRGM, encoded by the coding sequence ATGCCGCAACCACTGTCTCCCATGGCACTTGGCGTCCTCGCCCTCGCGGCGGGTGCGCTCATTGGGCTCCTGGTGGGCGCGTGGTGGCGTCGCCGGGCGACAGCGCCGGCGCCGCGCGCAACCCCGGCCGAAGCGACGTTCCGCCCGGATGGGGGCGAGCGCGTGCGGTCGCAGGCGCTGGAGGCGGTCTCGGAGCCGGTCCTCGTGGTGGGGGGCGACGGCCGTATCCTGGAGTGCAATGCGGCGGCGCTCACGCTGCTCGATCGCCATCGCCCGGCGGTGAGCGGGGCGGAGGCGGCGACGATCCGGAAGCTGGTCTCGCCGAGCGGGATCGAGATCGCGTGGCGGGAGCTGGTGGAGGCGCGCTCGCCGTGGACGGGTGAGGCGCACGTGCGCCTACCCGACGAGAGCCGGCGCGCGATGGCGGTGCGGTCGGTGCCGGTCTTCACGTCCAAGGGAGAGCTGGCGGGGTTGGTGGAGGTGTACCGCGACAGCGGGACGTCGACGTCGTTGACCGCCGACCGCTTCCTGAGCGCGCTCGACGCGCTCGACGAGCCGGGCGAAGGCGACGCGCACGAGGAGCCGGCGGTGGCGGCGGAGCGCGAGCTGCGCCTCCTTGCCCTCGGCTTCGCCGAGCTGGACAAGGTCATGCGCCAGTATGAGATGTTGCTCCCGGCCATGAGCGCCGAGGATCCGTTGACCGAGGCGATTGCCGGTCTGGCGGCGGAGACAAACGAGCTGGCGGCAACAGCCGATGTGCCGCGCCTGCTGCGCGAGATCCCGCGCTCGATGACTCGTCTGCGCTCGCACCTCACGCGGCTGGCGGGTTCGGCGCCACGCGGGATGTAG
- a CDS encoding M3 family oligoendopeptidase gives MPIEIPPSPDDLREATWETLAPYYEALATVELTPDRAEEWLRRWSELSAVVDEAGTLAMIAYTCDTANEAKEAANLRWSSEIFPKVGEQNVRLAERLVALGWSRDDMAVVLREFRTDIEVFREANVPLFAELEEHSSAYQKLTGGLGAEWEGVRVTIPQLQPYLKELDRGVRERAFRLGAAAYLAHHAELGALFDTMFALRQRIARNAGFANFMEYAFRAKHRFDYTPDDCARFHAAVEATAAPAVERLMAHRRDALGVEAVRPWDTLVQLESDRPVRPFHDVTGFVEPAKRIFDALDPELGMQFREMADAGLLDLESRPGKAPGGYCTKLPWRGRPFIFMNAVGVPDDVNTLVHEAGHSFHDFAAHRQPFIWLRGTGHEAAELASMSMELLVTPHLTAPTGYYTPAEARAVEVENLEDVLSSLVHIASVDAFQRWIYTSGEGHDAAARDAAWLQLRARFERGVDWSGLERERVARWYRQLHIFEYPFYYIEYGIAQLGALQLWRDAQVDPAGTMQRYKRALALGGTRSLPEIYAAAGARLIFDEDGMRELVQAVEARLAELRGGGS, from the coding sequence GTGCCGATCGAAATACCTCCCTCTCCCGACGACCTCCGCGAGGCCACCTGGGAGACGCTGGCGCCGTACTACGAGGCGCTGGCCACTGTCGAGCTCACCCCCGATCGCGCCGAGGAGTGGTTACGGCGCTGGTCGGAGCTGAGCGCGGTGGTGGACGAGGCGGGGACGCTGGCGATGATCGCCTACACGTGCGATACCGCCAACGAGGCCAAGGAGGCGGCGAACCTGCGCTGGTCGTCGGAGATCTTTCCCAAGGTGGGGGAGCAGAACGTGCGGCTGGCGGAGCGCCTGGTGGCGCTGGGGTGGTCGCGCGACGACATGGCGGTGGTGCTGCGCGAGTTCCGCACCGACATCGAGGTGTTTCGCGAGGCGAACGTCCCGCTCTTTGCCGAGTTGGAGGAGCACAGCTCTGCCTACCAGAAGCTCACCGGTGGGCTGGGCGCCGAGTGGGAAGGGGTGCGCGTCACCATCCCGCAGCTGCAACCCTATCTCAAGGAGCTCGACCGCGGCGTGCGCGAGCGTGCCTTCCGGCTGGGAGCAGCGGCGTACCTTGCGCACCACGCCGAGCTGGGTGCGCTGTTCGACACGATGTTCGCGCTGCGCCAGCGGATTGCGCGCAACGCGGGCTTTGCCAACTTCATGGAGTACGCCTTCCGGGCCAAGCACCGCTTCGACTACACGCCGGATGACTGTGCGCGCTTTCATGCGGCGGTGGAGGCCACGGCGGCTCCCGCGGTGGAGCGCCTGATGGCGCACCGGCGAGATGCGTTAGGCGTGGAGGCGGTTCGCCCGTGGGACACGCTGGTGCAGCTGGAGAGCGACCGCCCGGTGCGCCCCTTCCACGACGTCACGGGGTTCGTGGAGCCGGCCAAGCGCATCTTCGACGCGCTCGACCCCGAGTTGGGGATGCAGTTCCGCGAAATGGCCGACGCCGGGCTCCTGGACCTCGAGAGCCGGCCGGGCAAGGCGCCGGGCGGTTACTGCACCAAGCTCCCGTGGCGCGGGCGGCCGTTCATCTTCATGAACGCGGTGGGGGTGCCCGACGACGTGAACACGCTGGTGCACGAGGCGGGGCACTCGTTCCACGATTTCGCCGCGCACCGGCAGCCGTTCATCTGGCTGCGGGGGACGGGGCACGAGGCGGCCGAGCTGGCCTCGATGTCGATGGAGCTGCTCGTCACGCCGCACCTCACCGCCCCCACCGGCTACTACACGCCGGCCGAGGCGCGCGCGGTGGAGGTGGAGAATCTCGAGGATGTGCTGAGTTCGCTGGTGCACATTGCCAGCGTGGACGCCTTCCAGCGCTGGATCTACACCAGCGGCGAGGGGCATGACGCGGCGGCGCGCGACGCGGCCTGGTTGCAGCTGCGAGCGCGCTTCGAGCGCGGCGTGGACTGGTCGGGGCTCGAGCGCGAGCGCGTGGCACGCTGGTACCGTCAGCTGCACATCTTCGAGTACCCGTTCTACTACATCGAGTACGGCATCGCGCAACTGGGCGCGTTGCAGCTGTGGCGCGACGCACAGGTCGACCCCGCGGGCACCATGCAGCGCTACAAGCGCGCCCTCGCCCTGGGGGGGACGCGCTCCCTCCCCGAGATCTACGCCGCCGCCGGCGCCCGCCTCATCTTCGACGAGGACGGGATGCGCGAACTGGTGCAGGCGGTGGAGGCGCGCCTGGCCGAGTTGCGCGGCGGCGGGAGCTGA
- a CDS encoding DUF4342 domain-containing protein — protein MEEIKVAGGNLKAKIKELLHEGNVRRIVIRNPQGRTLLDLPLTAGIAGAALLPFWAAIGTVAALATDYTIGVERDPGKSVQKPQ, from the coding sequence ATGGAAGAGATCAAGGTGGCCGGCGGCAACCTCAAGGCCAAGATCAAGGAACTGCTGCACGAGGGGAACGTGCGGCGTATCGTGATCCGCAATCCGCAGGGGCGCACCCTGCTCGACCTCCCGCTCACGGCCGGCATTGCCGGGGCCGCGCTCCTCCCGTTCTGGGCGGCCATCGGGACGGTGGCGGCGCTGGCCACCGACTACACCATCGGCGTCGAGCGCGACCCGGGGAAGTCGGTCCAGAAGCCACAGTAG